From the Glandiceps talaboti chromosome 10, keGlaTala1.1, whole genome shotgun sequence genome, one window contains:
- the LOC144441243 gene encoding pappalysin-1-like — protein sequence MVPVNVALTLVLVAISLLSVHSDIGNQKSLHRRQRRDIHEEKTLRNAEASLDNCASTEKTQLHHLGRYPRKAPESYSFGKATYFAGKGEVLRLKLPDDRDLDHDLPREGFTIEAWLKPEGGQKNHTMIIGLVDTCSMTVSDKGWSIGIHSLEEDAERDARIYFSLRTDRARESTTISSHLRYEPNRWIHVAATYDGRKMKLFINGAKVAVSHRQHGDLFSRTTSQCKELDIGGNVFTGNFYRGLIDEVLLWSEAREHSEIKNSMHSLSRRKENHSKLDHYEDFSNVESWEMILDNEPEIVQSDMPAELHDVHVVTPKCGMTVCDNPDVARSYANYWTFRKPKTVRYQVINVYDDDGTNPTVTDDQINYQHRQLNVAFNVYNITWQLSVRNISDSLLRSRTILFGCGSDKIGNGRCNHECRHERTGDDGGDCDVIKYTCEKSKIGDGHCDEECNRGYHGWDGGDCCLPNSAKISTNCYDPKSPHRTYMDVNEYKTYLSINGSNLNVYFAHWTNPNLQGIATFPWEKEVFGTLGGVILQPESYGKPGNDASTIHEFGHILGLWHIHHGVSEMECTSECLEIVPSFECGDLVADTKPTPFNQHCRDPDPTEYDTCGLQQEFKDTPYDNYMSYADDDCTDHFTPQQVSRMHCYLDLMYKPWEEIKTPSPVPLPPKIISVHDNSVNLAWVPSLSGNFGGPHSDCSNCNNDNTLEQYAYTAFSPNPSRQLGLWDPTQALGPPDAEYCDASTKAWLPDPLNTICDDCYIELGFKIPVVPIALSLWVAWNPSEGKTELKLIYTDNMEESLGTINAYCDMPYTMRLNVYKKVKAVRVHISSPYTSIDAVQIVSDHSHPVCQPCKPIKYVLHRMPPFETGVNVITVDSPKYIDSGMMDGVEYTYQIQAIQGSKISELSPPLTHRHGQPFCGDGLVDSAAEEECDDGNAIDGDGCGLGCKKDEFFNCQGEPSLCYHYDGDGVCEEFERHSSVRDCGFYTPSGYTDQWASTAYANPSYQSDECPESIVIGQPLVTQKCESELDSSMAWKPCNPSLYKDDFWLRVGFENAVIATSVILYLASDGINRFSREPKAIAVDLIDTNGRSHPLTTKSIVIYCRDNPIHLNVIHDLSLPFYKSQGVLIRFKSPHVAVSAVALRSNDGLDLSTLGDQCTAGEMYNPFMKKCVTYQCKTPVCDRLNVKHAQLECTDFDKEFNDGDICRITCDDGYVLSMEREVMCVNGEWTGASSLACVAIDCQMPVISNAEVVCPDGTTLGKQCTFKCNPPAKMHGNDNAVICQADGMYSLPEAFCQVVCDVPTTPPNAVLRVGGMKKCLSGGHYVGSSCKFRCKVGYHVNGYPIRRRTLRYTCEEDAEWHGPTCKQITCERPPAEFTGMYNCTDGFNYDSECKLHCPGDTGEIDKSNTIKCDRDGTWIGNFKMCKSVFGECPTPPSSKAVEFKCKSTSIADTCVVSCKQLRFDPVVMATNEGTNELVNVDEITCTGLKRWYPNPSDIACEEVCSDTFLGDGWCDQKTNRAYCQWDGGDCCESTLGSEVKPFPEDCTTKCQCLDPNTIENKGNWEDSKKRVNFT from the exons ATGGTACCTGTAAACGTTGCCCTGACGCTTGTTTTGGTCGCAATATCTCTACTTTCCGTGCATAGTGACATCGGGAATCAAAAGTCTCTCCATCGACGTCAAAGGCGTGACATCCATGAAGAGAAAACTCTCCGGAATGCTGAGGCTTCGCTAGACAATTGTGCCAGCACGGAAAAAACACAGCTACATCACCTGGGTCGGTATCCTAGAAAAGCACCGGAGAGCTATAGCTTCGGCAAAGCTACATACTTCGCCGGGAAAGGAGAAGTTTTACGGCTGAAGCTTCCAGACGATCGGGACTTAGATCACGATTTGCCTCGGGAAGGATTCACCATCGAAGCATGGCTGAAGCCAGAAGGGGGACAGAAGAACCATACAATGATCATTG GTTTGGTCGACACTTGCAGTATGACAGTGAGTGATAAGGGCTGGTCCATCGGAATTCACTCACTCGAAGAAGATGCAGAGAGAGACGCAAGAATTTATTTCTCCTTGCGTACTGACAGGGCAAGAGAGTCCACGACAATATCATCTCATCTCCGGTATGAACCAAATCGTTGGATTCACGTGGCTGCTACTTACGATGGTCGGAAGATGAAACTTTTCATCAACGGTGCCAAAGTCGCTGTTAGTCATAGGCAGCATGGTGATTTGTTTAGCCGTACGACAAGTCAGTGTAAAGAGCTAGACATCGGAGGAAACGTGTTTACGGGGAACTTTTATCGGGGACTAATTGATGAAGTTCTGTTGTGGTCTGAGGCTCGTGAACACTCAGAAATAAAGAACAGTATGCATAGCTTAtcaagaaggaaagaaaatcaCAGTAAACTTGATCACTACGAAGATTTTTCCAACGTGGAATCTTGGGAAATGATTCTAGATAACGAACCCGAGATCGTTCAATCTGATATGCCTGCAGAGCTTCACGACGTACACGTAGTTACACCAAAATGCGGTATGACAGTGTGTGACAATCCAGATGTTGCCAGGAGTTACGCCAATTACTGGACTTTTCGTAAACCCAAAACCGTACGTTACCAGGTTATCAACGTCTACGACGATGACGGCACAAACCCGACGGTTACCGACGATCAAATCAACTACCAACACCGGCAACTTAATGTCGCtttcaatgtttacaatatCACCTGGCAACTAAGTGTACGTAACATTTCGGACTCTTTACTCAGAAGTCGCACTATTCTGTTCGGTTGTGGGTCGGATAAAATCGGCAATGGTCGGTGTAACCACGAGTGTAGACACGAACGTACCGGAGATGACGGCGGagattgtgacgtcatcaaatatACGTGCGAGAAATCAAAGATTGGCGATGGACATTGTGATGAGGAATGTAACCGTGGTTACCATGGATGGGATGGAGGAGACTGTTGTCTACCTAACTCAGCTAAGATATCAACTAACTGTTATGATCCAAAGTCACCTCACAG GACATACATGGACGTGAACGAATACAAGACTTATTTGAGTATTAATGGCAGTAACTTGAACGTTTACTTTGCACATTGGACTAATCCTAATTTGCAAGGAATTGCCACATTTCCATGGGAAAAAGAAGTATTTGGTACTTTAG GCGGTGTAATATTACAACCGGAGAGCTATGGTAAACCAGGAAATGACGCATCTACTATACACGAATTTGGCCATATTTTGGGATTGTGGCATATACACCATGGTGTTTCAGAAATGGAGTGTACCAGTGAATGTTTGGAAATAGTCCCATCCTTCGAGTGTGGAGATCTGGTTGCCGATACCAAACCAACACCATTCAATCAGCACTGTAGGGACCCTGACCCAACCGAGTATGATACATGTGGCCTACAGCAAGAATTCAAAGACACCCCCTACGATAATTATATGAGTTATGCTG ACGATGATTGCACTGACCATTTTACACCACAGCAAGTGTCTCGTATGCATTGTTACCTCGACTTAATGTACAAACCTTGGGAAGAGATCAAAACTCCATCACCAGTACCTTTACCGCCAAAGATTATCTCTGTCCACGACAACTCTGTCAATCTTGCTTGGGTTCCATCTCTGAGTGGCAACTTCGGTGGCCCACACAGTGACTGTAGTAATTGTAACAATGACAACACATTGGAGCAGTACGCTTATACGGCCTTTTCACCAAACCCATCACGACAACTTGGTCTGTGGGATCCAACACAAGCCCTTG GTCCACCAGATGCAGAGTACTGTGATGCTAGCACTAAAGCATGGCTACCTGACCCCCTAAATACTATTTGTGATGACTGCTATATTGAACTGGGCTTTAAGATTCCAGTGGTCCCAATAGCATTGTCTCTTTGGGTTGCATGGAATCCATCCGAAGGCAAAACGGAACTTAAGTTGATCTACACTGACAACATGGAGGAATCTCTGGGTACGATTAATGCGTACTGTGATATGCCATACACGATGCGACTTAATGTGTACAAGAAAGTAAAGGCAGTGCGTGTTCATATTAGTAGTCCTTACACCAGTATTGATGCTGTTCAGATTGTGTCAGACCATAGCCATCCTGTATGTCAACcctgtaaaccaatcaaatatGTATTACACCGCATGCCTCCATTTGAAACAGGAGTTAATGTCATTACTGTAGACTCACCAAAATATATTGATAG TGGCATGATGGATGGTGTGGAGTACACATATCAAATACAGGCAATCCAGGGCTCCAAAATCAGTGAACTGTCCCCACCATTAACACATAGACATGGTCAACCATTCTGTGGAGATGGGCTTGTTGACAG TGCTGCTGAAGAAGAATGTGATGATGGTAATGCTATTGATGGTGATGGTTGTGGTCTTGGTTGTAAAAAGGATGAATTTTTCAACTGTCAAG GAGAACCTAGTTTATGTTACCATTATGATGGAGATGGTGTCTGTGAAGAATTTGAAAGACATTCCAGTGTCCGCGACTGTGGGTTTTATACACCCTCAGGTTACACAGATCAATGGGCTTCTACAGCATATGCCAACCCTTCGTACCAAAGTGATGAATGTCCAGAAAGCATTGTTATTGGTCAACCACTAGTCACTCAG AAATGTGAATCAGAACTTGATTCTAGCATGGCATGGAAACCATGCAATCCTAGTTTATATAAAGATGATTTCTGGCTCAGA GTGGGTTTTGAGAATGCAGTTATTGCAACATCAGTGATTCTGTACCTGGCATCTGATGGAATAAACCGATTTAGCAGAGAACCGAAGGCCATAGCAGTTGATCTGATTGATACTAACGGTAGATCACATCCACTAACAACAAAAAGTATTGTCATCTATTGTAGAGACAACCCAATACACCTGAATGTGATCCATGACCTAAGCTTACCATTCTACAAGTCACAAGGTGTACTCATACGCTTTAAATCACCACATGTTGCAGTTTCTGCAGTTGCATTACGCTCTAATGACGGACTTGATCTAAGTACACTCGGTGACCAGTGCACAGCAGGTGAAATGTACAACCCCTTCATGAAGAAATGTGTTACATACCAATGTAAGACACCGGTTTGTGACCGATTGAATGTTAAACATGCACAGCTGGAATGTACAGATTTTGACAAGGAGTTCAATGATGGAGACATTTGCAGAATCACTTGTGATGATGGCTATGTACTCTCCAT GGAAAGGGAA GTAATGTGTGTGAATGGAGAATGGACTGGGGCTTCATCTTTAGCCTGTGTTGCCATAGATTGTCAAATGCCTGTCATCTCCAATGCTGAGGTGGTATGTCCAGATGGTACAACCTTGGGTAAACAGTGTACATTCAAATGTAATCCACCAGCCAAGATGCATG gAAATGACAATGCTGTGATATGTCAGGCAGATGGAATGTACAGTCTACCCGAGGCCTTCTGTCAAGTAGTCTGTGATGTCCCAACAACACCACCAAATGCTGTACTAAGGGTTGGTGGTATGAAGAAATGTTTAAGTGGAGGACATTATGTTGGCTCCAGTTGTAAATTCCGATGTAAGGTTGGTTATCACGTCAATGGATACCCAATAAGAAG GAGAACATTACGCTATACTTGTGAGGAGGATGCCGAGTGGCATGGACCAACATGCAAACAGATAACATGTGAAAGACCTCCTGCAGAGTTTACTGGAATGTACAACTGTACTGATGGTTTCAACTATGACAGTGAGTGTAAACTGCACTGCCCTGGTGATACAGGAGAAATAGACAAG TCAAACACCATCAAATGTGATAGAGATGGCACATGGATTGGAAATTTTAAGATGTGCAAGTCTGTATTTGGAGAGTGTCCAACACCACCATCCAGCAAAGCTGTGGAGTTCAAGTGCAAGTCTACATCTATTG cgGATACTTGTGTAGTCAGCTGTAAGCAGTTACGTTTTGATCCTGTTGTCATGGCTACCAATGAAGGAACCAATGAATTGGTCAACGTTGATGAGATTACATGTACAGGACTGAAAAGATGGTATCCAAATCCTAGTGACATTGCATGTGAAGAAGTTTGCAGTGAT ACATTTCTGGGAGATGGTTGGTGTGATCAAAAGACCAACCGTGCCTACTGTCAATGGGACGGTGGTGATTGCTGCGAGTCAACATTAGGGTCAGAGGTCAAGCCCTTTCCAGAGGACTGTACAACAAAATGCCAGTGCTTAGATCCAAATACAATTGAAAACAAAGGAAACTGGGAAGACAGCAAGAAACGTGTCAACTTTACCTGA